From Schizosaccharomyces pombe strain 972h- genome assembly, chromosome: II, the proteins below share one genomic window:
- the fhn1 gene encoding eisosome assembly protein Fhn1 gives MVGIRQYGVFTWVFRTFQLAIDTIVLALASALVNQQTSGGSPGKINFSVAVGSFAILTFFLTAVGRFLPTILGNPWLIAFYDFVNWVFALTGGCCIAVAIRVHACDNQKYLDRNHYTQGSMRRCQELKALCFFLWFMFGLYVASFIVQIFIAKNDTPNYTFRGRGRGKGSGPAVAPRPVMSAV, from the coding sequence atggTTGGAATCAGACAATACGGTGTTTTCACCTGGGTTTTCCGGACTTTCCAATTGGCCATTGATACCATTGTCTTGGCTTTGGCTTCTGCCCTTGTCAATCAACAAACCTCCGGTGGCTCTCCCGGTAAGATTAACTTTTCCGTCGCCGTTGGCTCCTTTGCCATTCTCACCTTCTTCCTTACTGCCGTCGGTCGCTTCCTTCCCACCATCTTGGGTAATCCTTGGTTGATTGCCTTTTACGACTTTGTCAACTGGGTCTTTGCACTCACCGGTGGTTGCTGTATCGCCGTCGCCATTCGTGTCCATGCTTGCGACAATCAAAAATATCTCGACCGCAACCACTACACCCAAGGTTCCATGAGACGTTGCCAAGAGTTGAAGGCCTTGTGTTTCTTCCTTTGGTTTATGTTTGGTCTCTATGTTGCTTCCTTCATTGTTCAAATCTTCATTGCCAAGAACGACACTCCTAACTACACCTTCCGTGGTCGTGGTCGTGGAAAGGGAAGTGGCCCTGCCGTCGCCCCTCGCCCCGTCATGTCTGCCGtttaa
- the vid27 gene encoding WD repeat protein, Vid27 family, conserved in fungi and plants has translation MFMLKSLGKYIWGNTNSTEIVQIPYGQLYSVHENYRECMFKDASASIRRTTAEFQYQLVIQRAYEEGEEELEDDGDEAEDEQSFLLDEKLHLRFDVNKDSITIMWDNPDFQDGTLYEFTCENCLQEGVAYTFEMVALQCMYERKYRQSHEKATLADLEQFSNPITRPSKEVDSLENIVTKLDLESEDLMRLKKQEQLDDEIAKKYLLGQQEAEEPLVQQQTSIVNPEKEEVTKTENIKSLEGELMGTISAELHLFDAVEEVFILQDPNVEASVFDLGDWNYWFTISTEEKTWLSQSVDADMNPVFSFEHLSFIWNYFDANSNAFSWLLRFDSQVRMEQFQELLMRALWESLNQQRWLKIDDEQRDYVMETFHEDEELEDSEDEEFARQQLLSRKEEEEEEDEEASDFEDSFADFSDGEADDLDESRWRKEAAKEHNSLLAVGYKNDRSYVVRNNKIGVFKHVDEKGLKFQTALNNLSTPKGKSLRPSKLMLHNQDSSILFQTENAPHSLYHMDIEYGKIVDEWKVHDDVPLVTFTPDNKFAQMTAEQTLIGLSNNSIFRIDPRVEGNKLVAEQFKQYATKNDFSSAATTENGYIAVASNKGDIRLFDRIGVNAKTALPALGEAIIGVDVTASGDFVLATCKTYILLIDTRIKEGRYAGRLGFERNFAKDKKPKPKRLQLSPQHIAMMQRELKGGASFTPAKFNTGIDAKETTIVSSIGPFLISWNLDRVKRGFTDSYKIRRYDANVQAEDFRFGTDRSLIVALPDDVAMVDKSSLRRPTRESICTPVKKLRSKHDIVNAPY, from the exons atGTTTATGCTAAAATCATTGGG GAAGTACATATGGGGTAACACGAATTCGACCGAAATTGTTCAAATCCCTTATGGGCAGCTGTATTCGGTGCATGAAAATTACAGGGAGTGCAT GTTCAAGGATGCAAGTGCGTCAATTCGACGAACAACGGCGGAATTTCAGTATCAGCTTGTCATACAAAGAGCATACgaagaaggagaagaagaGCTAGAAGATGATGGAGACGAAGCTGAGGACGAACAGTCGTTTTTACTAGACGAAAAATTGCACTTGAGATTTGACGTAAATAAAGACAGCATCACGATAATGTGGGATAACCCAGACTTTCAAGATGGCACGTTGTACGAGTTTACGTGTGAGAATTGTTTACAAGAAGGCGTTGCTTATACCTTTGAAATGGTAGCTTTGCAGTGTATGTACGAACGCAAATACCGACAATCTCACGAAAAGGCTACGCTTGCCGACTTGGAGCAATTTAGCAATCCCATTACTCGACCATCAAAGGAAGTGGACAGTTTAGAAAATATTGTCACCAAGTTGGATTTGGAGTCCGAAGACTTGATgcgtttaaaaaagcaagagCAATTGGATGATGagattgcaaaaaaatatcttttagGACAACAGGAAGCTGAAGAGCCTCTAGTTCAACAGCAAACCTCGATTGTTAATCcggaaaaagaagaggTCACCAAAACTGAAAATATCAAGAGCCTAGAGGGCGAGCTAATGGGAACAATAAGTGCTGAATTACATTTATTCGATGCAGTTGAGGaggtttttattttacaagaTCCAAATGTGGAAGCGAGCGTATTTGACTTGGGAGATTGGAATTATTGGTTTACTATAAGCACTGAAGAGAAGACATGGTTAAGCCAGTCTGTAGATGCAGACATGAATCCagtattttcttttgaacaTCTTTCGTTTATTTGGAATTATTTTGACGCCAATAGTAATGCCTTTTCATGGTTGTTACGATTCGATTCGCAAGTTCGCATGGAGCAATTTCAGGAACTGCTAATGCGTGCACTTTGGGAAAGTCTCAACCAACAGCGTTGGCTCAAAATTGATGATGAACAGCGTGATTATGTTATGGAAACCTTTcatgaagatgaagaattaGAAGATAGTGAAGACGAGGAGTTTGCTCGTCAACAGTTGTTAAGCAGGAAggaggaagaggaagaggagGATGAGGAAGCCAGCGATTTCGAAGATTCGTTTGCAGATTTTAGTGACGGTGAGGCTGATGATTTGGATGAATCAAGATGGCGAAAGGAAGCTGCTAAAGAGCATAACAGTTTGTTAGCGGTAGGATATAAAAACGATAGATCTTACGTCGTCCGAAACAACAAAATTGGCGTTTTTAAGCATGTCGACGAAAAAGGGTTAAAATTCCAAACCGCTTTGAACAATCTTTCAACGCCTAAGGGCAAATCACTCCGACCTAGCAAGCTGATGTTACACAATCAAGATTCTTCGATTTTATTCCAAACTGAAAATGCGCCACATAGTCTGTATCATATGGATATTGAATATGGAAAGATCGTTGACGAGTGGAAAGTCCACGATGATGTTCCTCTCGTTACATTTACACCAGACAACAAATTCGCACAAATGACAGCTGAACAAACCTTGATTGGTCTTTCAAACAATTCCATCTTCCGAATTGATCCTCGTGTGGAGGGCAATAAACTGGTTGCTGAACAGTTCAAGCAGTATGCTACTAAGAATGACTTTAGTTCTGCTGCTACAACTGAAAACGGTTATATAGCAGTTGCTAGTAACAAAGGTGACATCCGTCTATTTGATCGTATTGGTGTGAACGCAAAGACTGCTTTACCAGCGCTTGGTGAGGCGATTATCGGGGTGGATGTCACAGCGTCTGGTGATTTTGTGCTAGCTACCTGtaaaacatatattttgttgattGACACCCGTATCAAAGAGGGTCGATATGCCGGTCGTTTGGGTTTTGAGCGTAATTTCGCCAAAGATAAAAAGCCAAAACCTAAACGACTACAGCTAAGTCCACAACATATAGCGATGATGCAGAGAGAGCTCAAGGGAGGTGCATCCTTTACACCAGCTAAATTCAATACCGGAATTGACGCAAAGGAAACAACTATTGTATCCAGTATAGGCCCATTTTTGATCAGCTGGAACTTGGATCGTGTTAAACGAGGATTTACGGATAGTTATAAGATTCGAAGATACGATGCCAATGTTCAAGCTGAAGACTTTAGGTTTGGAACCGATCGTAGTCTGATTGTGGCTCTACCTGACGACGTAGCTATGGTGGACAAATCATCGCTGCGTAGACCAACTCGGGAATCTATCTGCACTCcggtaaaaaaattacgaTCCAAGCACGACATTGTCAATGCACCAtattaa
- the klp6 gene encoding kinesin-8 family plus-end directed microtubule motor Klp6, which translates to MKEGSSISVAVRVRPFTEREKGLLAETPKSKEFLGDGSLAVSNTSSNTFCTNGIRKIVRVLDDNVLIFDPPEENPLAKVQKSLLPAGKRFRDVRYAFDRLFGEEASQEDVYKGTTEPLLDSVLQGYNATVFAYGATGCGKTHTISGRPDDPGIIFLTMRALLDRVEGLKRTMNVDISVSYLEIYNEKIRDLLVQDPLSMEKPKSLNICEDAEQNVSVPGLSYFTPTNLEEVMEIIIRGNSNRTMSPTEANAVSSRSHAVLQIYITQTPKSGEKQEESESQNSHKVRSVFSFIDLAGSERASATKNRGKRLVEGANINRSLLALGNCINSLCEPRRRQHVPYRDSKLTRLLKFSLGGNCRTCMIVCISPSSEHYDETHNTLKYGNRAKNIKTKVSRNVVSVDRHVSEYVRTIYELRQKVSILQKRIAEESKQLALNKEVRKISSREIKMLDARSMLKNSFDGSRDLQKSLIEHVRTLRRIEDEITLTKMWISIAKESDAMSGHNIKSVETRLAKLYDQRSLITAKVNPEEICKTFQNSISHIVSSFKGEGADMYADMLQDDVDLLKSIIENQILDAKHESETFSSTSRKLIQNLFLLFPLLPGNAIDVNESLARAFDQLVGIVPSEPTIQVPNLIEKGKAPLLSMFEIPRSPSRFKARSPSKAARVLKKPLKKRVRFSEVPTTSSVPPVEIKNKDSKPKVEKSLDKHNMNNDRSFLVPSRDARNSLTSLSLHSNVAKNKSSHSSKWPTHTLSPIITTALKQPVRRISLVSQPLQKTGGTENTPNA; encoded by the exons ATGAAAGAAGGGTCTTCAATTTCCGTTGCAG TTCGTGTACGACCGTTTactgaaagagaaaaggGATTGCTCGCGGAAACTCCGAAATCCAAAGAATTTCTTGGAGATGGAAGTTTGGCAGTGTCAAATACATCTTCGAATACTTTTTGTACGAATGGAATTCGAAAAATTGTGCGTGTTTTAGACGATAACGTGCTAATTTTCGATCCTCCTGAAGAAAATCCATTGGCCAAAGTCCAAAAATCGCTATTACCTGCAGGGAAACGCTTTCGGGATGTTCGATATGCATTTGATCGTCTTTTTGGTGAAGAAGCCTCACAGGAGGATGTTTACAAGGGTACCACAGAGCCGTTGTTGGACAGTGTTTTGCAGGGATATAATGCCACTGTGTTTGCATATGGTGCTACAGGATGTGGTAAGACACACACAATCAGTGGTAGACCAGACGATCCAggcattatttttttaacgatgAGGGCATTGTTAGATAGAGTTGAAGGACTCAAGCGAACGATGAACGTCGACATTAGTGTCTCATATCTTGAAATatataatgaaaagatTCGAGATCTTTTAGTACAGGATCCCCTTTCTATGGAAAAACCAAAATCGTTAAATATTTGTGAAGATGCTGAGCAAAACGTATCCGTTCCTGGTCTCTCATATTTTACACCAACTAATTTGGAAGAAGTAATGGAGATTATTATTCGTGGAAACAGTAATCGAACCATGTCACCAACAGAAGCCAATGCTGTTTCGTCACGCTCGCATGCCGTTTTACAGATTTATATCACGCAAACTCCGAAATCGGGTGAGAAGCAGGAGGAATCAGAGTCCCAAAATTCCCATAAAGTCCGTTCCGTATTCtcttttattgatttaGCAGGCTCAGAGAGAGCGAGTGCAACGAAAAATAGAGGCAAACGTTTAGTAGAAGGAGCAAACATCAATCGGTCTTTACTGGCATTGGGAAATTGCATCAACTCGTTGTGCGAACCTCGTCGTCGACAACATGTTCCATATAGAGACTCGAAGTTGACTCGTCTTTTAAAGTTCAGTTTAGGCGGAAATTGCCGCACGTGTATGATAGTTTGTATCTCACCGTCGTCGGAGCATTATGATGAGACACATAATACCTTAAAGTATGGCAATCGAGCCAAAAACATCAAAACGAAGGTTTCGAGAAACGTGGTGAGCGTAGATAGGCATGTAAGTGAATATGTACGCACCATTTACGAATTACGACAAAAGGTTAGCATACTTCAAAAGAGGATTGCTGAAGAGTCTAAGCAATTGGCTTTAAATAAGGAGGTACGAAAAATTTCTTCTcgagaaattaaaatgttaGATGCTAGAAGCATGCTCAAAAACTCATTTGATGGTTCAAGGGATCTGCAGAAATCACTAATTGAACATGTACGTACATTGAGAAGGATTGAAGATGAAATCACATTAACAAAGATGTGGATTTCCATTGCTAAGGAAAGTGATGCTATGTCGGGGCATAATATAAAATCTGTCGAAACAAGACTTGCAAAGTTATACGATCAAAGAAGCTTGATTACTGCCAAAGTTAATCCAGAAGAAATCTgcaaaacttttcaaaacagTATTTCTCATATAGTGTCTTCGTTCAAAGGTGAGGGGGCTGATATGTATGCTGACATGTTGCAAGACGACGTCGATTTGTTGAAATCTATTATCGAAAACCAAATTCTTGATGCCAAGCATGAGTCTGAAACATTCTCTTCAACGTCTCGTAAGCTTATCCAGAACCTATTCCTACTATTCCCCCTGTTACCAGGAAATGCCATTGATGTTAATGAATCCCTTGCAAGGGCCTTTGACCAATTGGTTGGAATAGTACCTTCAGAGCCAACCATTCAAGTTCCcaatttaattgaaaaaggaaaagcaCCTCTATTATCAATGTTTGAAATACCTCGCTCTCCTAGTCGATTCAAGGCTCGCTCACCATCCAAAGCTGCTCGAGTTCTAAAGAAGCCTTTGAAGAAACGAGTTCGATTTAGTGAAGTTCCCACTACTAGTTCCGTACCTCCTGttgaaataaagaataaagatTCGAAACCGAAAGTGGAAAAATCTTTAGATAAACATAATATGAACAACGATCGCTCTTTTCTTGTTCCTTCGAGAGATGCCCGAAATAGCTTAACGTCATTGTCATTGCATTCTAATGTCgcgaaaaacaaaagttctCATTCTTCCAAATGGCCAACTCATACTCTGAGTCCTATAATTACAACTGCACTGAAACAACCAGTACGCCGTATATCGCTTGTTTCACAACCTTTACAAAAAACTGGCGGGACTGAGAATACTCCTAATGCTTGA
- the rps1902 gene encoding 40S ribosomal protein eS19 — protein MAGVSVKDVDAQQFINAYAAFLKRSGKMTTPQWIDIVKTGTHKELAPYDPDWYYVRAAAIARHIYLRKQVGVGRLCKVYGGSVNRGMRPSHHRDGSGSVQRKVVQSLEKIGVLEKSDNGGRRISQQGQRDLDRIAYSLLEDEE, from the exons ATGGCAGGTGTTAGCGTAAAGGACGTCGATGCTCAGCAGTTTATCAATGCTTATgctgcttttttaaagcgCTCCG GTAAAATGACCACTCCTCAGTGGATTGATATTGTCAAGACCGGTACTCACAAGGAATTAGCTCCGTACGATCCTGATTGGTACTACGTTCGTGCTGCCGCTATTGCTCGTCACATTTACCTTCGTAAGCAAGTCGGTGTTGGTCGTCTCTGCAAGGTCTATGGTGGTTCCGTCAACCGTGGCATGCGTCCTTCTCATCACCGTGATGGATCTGGCAGTGTCCAACGCAAAGTCGTTCaaagtttggaaaaaatcGGTGTCCTCGAGAAGTCCGACAACGGTGGCCGTCGTATCTCACAACAAGGTCAACGTGACTTGGACCGCATTGCATACTCCTTACTCGAGGatgaagaataa
- the rhp14 gene encoding DNA repair protein: MENSSIVKSPNPTIEEQRNEIEKLKNLTGIEEVHVDGAKVNKRKRTFDEQSEITKDYIEYDFSKIEDTKGGYLLEEKKVEDLREKPAERELREQEERQKKLRLAPLNLDPETAPKCFECDSIELDTKYFDIFHCRVCHTCREKYPDKYSLLTKTECKLDYLLTEPELQDQELLPRLLKANPHQQGWSNMMLYLRYQVEEFAKKKWGSMEALDAEFERREVQKKEMKEKKFEKQLLELRKRTRTSNYSRMSIREKRKHVHSYDEEFEKPNEPGVIVQRCKCGLEIEQLEI, translated from the coding sequence ATGGAAAATTCGTCAATTGTCAAGTCACCGAATCCAACAATCGAGGAGcaaagaaatgaaattgaaaagttaaAGAATCTCACAGGTATAGAAGAGGTTCACGTTGATGGTGcaaaagttaataaaaggAAGCGTACTTTTGATGAGCAGTCGGAGATAACCAAAGATTACATCGAGTATGATTTTTCCAAGATTGAAGATACTAAAGGTGGTTATCTtcttgaagaaaagaaagttgaAGACTTAAGGGAGAAACCGGCTGAGCGAGAGCTTAGAGAGCAAGAAGAACGCCAAAAAAAGCTTAGGCTAGCACCTCTTAATCTAGACCCAGAAACGGCACCAAAATGCTTCGAGTGCGACTCCATAGAATTAGAcacaaaatattttgacaTTTTTCATTGTAGGGTGTGTCATACGTGTCGGGAGAAATATCCGGATAAATACTCCTTGCTAACCAAAACGGAGTGCAAGTTAGATTATTTGCTTACGGAACCGGAATTGCAAGATCAAGAACTTTTACCTCGACTGTTAAAGGCAAATCCACATCAGCAAGGCTGGTCCAACATGATGTTATATCTTCGCTATCAAGTTGAGGAATttgcaaagaaaaaatgggGTTCTATGGAAGCTCTTGACGCGGAATTTGAGAGGAGAGAAGTACAAAAGAAGGAGatgaaagagaagaagTTTGAAAAGCAGCTTTTGGAGCTTCGAAAGAGAACACGGACAAGTAATTACAGTCGAATGAGTATTCGTGAAAAGCGAAAACATGTTCATTCTTATGATGAGGAATTTGAGAAACCTAATGAACCCGGTGTAATTGTACAAAGATGTAAATGTGGCTTGGAAATTGAGCAGCTGGAAATTTAa
- the uvi15 gene encoding tail anchored plasma membrane protein Uvi15: MSAQQFYGDKGYAPAPPQQAYGGPNYYPPQQNYPQQGYAPPQGYPQGGYPAQQPMYVQQPQASDPGGDLCCGLLTGLACCCCLDAMF, from the exons ATGTCTGCTCAACAGTTTTATGGTGATAAGGGCTAT GCCCCTGCTCCTCCTCAACAAGCTTATGGAGGCCCAAACTATTATCCTCCTCAACAAAATTATCCTCAACAAGGTTATGCTCCTCCACAAGGCTATCCTCAAGGTGGATATCCTGCTCAGCAACCTATGTATGTTCAGCAACCTCAGGCCAGTGATCCTGGTGGCGATCTTTGCTGTGGTCT ATTGACCGGTCTTGCTTGCTGTTGCTGTTTGGATgcaatgttttaa
- the cut12 gene encoding protein Cut12, translating to MSETLNTPPTYAWVLKAFSSKLAGTVTKPVTKMSSYIEDAESDAELPQDAKEDLRPTETLTPLKSKAAQNGILKTPGTLQIKKTVNFKDISKDAATWNRPTKNNFLFTRLDDENPLMGHEEFKSPLLQSTPKPNINNPDNENKSKHDEFDNRYNININESYKNETKSNQRLGEDVPSKKKYPHSMDAEISKFKWDSNNNNDWSSLMKDCFRDVVNNNRKMKEIIKDVMIDTSQAFPSESLDEPDYTINLDAPRSSSGKYWKQKFSMLDSAHSDLELELTSIRERLESLILEKQEEINFWKQRCRALETEKIHNHQGQQSKYKGKEFVGNRFSQMRELYTAKPSPITTKVVSRPSQSDVREPQEQVPSKNLHRGADMSHLAAQMLTHSSKKSHTTNLIPSEGIISSTPISAASKVRMNLMQSNQTPTPAPFSIAAKKSHLPSKLSFPQDGGSLSSATTLQQLPKARVTPNVLSSLSSNLGKTNPTSVYQSKANVTTSADVEKPQVKVATSSRVDYDLKSPNQRTANAKKRLEERRRRRKLKLQELQLNS from the exons ATGTCAG AAACTTTGAACACTCCGCCAACATATGCATGGGTTTTGAAAGCATTTTCTAGTAAATTAGCAGGAACTGTGACGAAGCCTGTTACAAAAATGTCCTCTTACATTGAGGATGCAGAATCTGATGCAGAACTTCCGCAAGACGCAAAAGAAGACCTGCGCCCAACTGAGACATTAACTCCgttaaaaagtaaagcaGCACAAAATgggattttgaaaactccAGGTACTTTacaaataaagaagaccgtcaatttcaaagatatttcaaaagatgCTGCGACGTGGAATCGTCCaacgaaaaataatttcttatTTACGAGATTAGATGATGAGAATCCTTTAATGGGTCATGAAGAATTCAAATCCCCTTTGTTACAGAGTACTCCAAAACCGAATATTAATAATCCGgataatgaaaacaaaagtaagCATGACGAGTTTGATAATCGctataatattaatatcAATGAATCCTATAAAAATGAGACAAAAAGCAATCAGAGATTAGGCGAAGATGTCccttcaaagaaaaaatatcctCACTCGATGGATGCCGAGATCTCTAAATTCAAATGGGATAGtaacaataataatgaCTGGTCAAGTTTAATGAAGGATTGCTTTCGAGATGTTGTGAACAATAATCGAAAAATGAAGgaaattattaaagacGTTATGATTGACACATCCCAAGCTTTTCCCTCTGAGAGCTTGGATGAACCTGACTATACGATAAACCTTGATGCGCCTCGTTCCTCTTCAGGAAAATACTGGAAGCAAAAGTTTAGTATGCTAGATTCTGCTCATTCGGATCTTGAGTTAGAATTAACCTCTATCCGTGAGCGTTTGGAATCCTTAATTTTAGAGAAACAAGAGgaaatcaatttttggaaacaaCGTTGTCGAGCTTTAGAAACGGAGAAAATCCATAATCATCAAGGACAACAGTCAAAATACAAAGGCAAGGAATTCGTTGGAAATAGATTTAGCCAAATGAGGGAGCTTTATACTGCTAAGCCAAGTCCGATTACTACTAAAGTTGTTTCTAGGCCATCCCAATCTGATGTGCGTGAGCCTCAAGAACAGGTTCCTTCCAAGAATTTACATCGGGGAGCAGATATGTCGCATTTGGCAGCTCAAATGCTGACTCattcatcaaaaaagtCCCATACGACAAACCTAATACCTTCTGAAGGAATAATTTCATCAACTCCTATTTCCGCAGCTTCCAAAGTACGTATGAATTTAATGCAGTCTAATCAAACTCCTACACCTGCTCCATTTTCAATAGCAGCAAAGAAGTCCCACTTACCGTCGAAACTTAGTTTCCCACAAGATGGTGGTAGCTTATCTTCTGCTACTACCTTGCAGCAATTGCCAAAAGCAAGAGTGACGCCAAACGTGTTATCTTCTTTAAGCTCAAACCTTGGAAAAACAAATCCAACGTCAGTATACCAATCAAAAGCGAACGTAACTACAAGTGCTGATGTTGAAAAACCACAAGTTAAAGTTGCAACTAGTTCTCGCGTGGATTATGATTTGAAGAGTCCAAATCAACGTACTGCGAAtgcaaagaaaagattAGAGGAAAGGAGAAGACGAAGGAAGTTGAAACTTCAAGAACTTCAGTTGAATTCCTGA
- the gtp1 gene encoding GTP-binding protein Gtp1, with product MGVLEKIQEIEAEMRRTQKNKATEYHLGLLKGKLAKLRAQLLEPTSKSGPKGEGFDVLKSGDARVAFIGFPSVGKSTLLSAITKTKSATASYEFTTLTAIPGVLEYDGAEIQMLDLPGIIEGASQGRGGRQAVSAARTADLILMVLDATKAADQREKIEYELEQVGIRLNRQPPNVTLTIKKNGGIKFNHTVPLTHMDYKMAYNILHEYRIHNADILIREDITVDDFIDLVMGNRRYINCLYCYSKIDAVSLEEVDRLARLPKSVVISCNMKLNLDFLKERIWEELNLYRIYTKRKGEMPDFSEALIVRKGSTIEQVCNRIHRTLAEQLKYALVWGTSAKHSPQVVGLNHRVEEGDVVTIVTK from the exons ATGGGTGTCttagaaaaa ATTCAAGAGATTGAAGCTGAAATGCGCCGGacgcaaaaaaataaggcGACGGAGTACCATCTTGGTTtg TTGAAAGGAAAACTCGCCAAGCTGAGGGCTCAATTACTTGAACCTACTTCAAAATCGGGGCCAAAGGGGGAGGGCTTCgatgttttgaaaagtgGTGATGCTAGAGTTGCATTTATTGGATTTCCATCTGTTGGTAAATCTACTTTGCTGTCTGCTATTACGAAAACGAAG TCGGCGACTGCATCTTATGAATTCACTACTTTAACGGCTATTCCAGGTGTACTCGAATACGATGGAGCAGAAATTCAAATGTTAGATCTTCCAGGTATCATTGAAGGTGCCTCTCAGGGAAGAGGTGGCCGCCAAGCAGTATCTGCTGCACGCACAGctgatttaattttaatggTTTTGGATGCTACAAAAGCTGCCGATCAGCgagaaaaaattgagtATGAACTTGAACAAGTTGGCATTCGTTTAAATCGACAACCACCAAATGTGACCCTTaccataaaaaaaaatgggggcattaaatttaatcaCACTGTTCCTCTAACTCATATGGATTACAAAATGGCATACAATATTTTACATGAATACAGAATCCACAATGCAGATATCCTAATTCGTGAAGACATCACCGTGGATGACTTTATTGATCTTGTTATGGGAAATCGGCGATATATCAATTGTCTGTATTGTTATAGTAAGATTGATGCCGTTTCGTTGGAAGAAGTGGACCGACTTGCTCGTTTACCAAAGTCTGTCGTTATTAGCTGTAATATGAAGCTGAATCTTGACTTTCTTAAAGAGCGCATTTGGGAAGAACTCAATCTCTACAGAATATATACTAAACGGAAAGGAGAAATGCCCGACTTCTCTGAAGCCCTGATTGTGCGCAAGGGATCAACAATCGAGCAAGTCTGTAATAGGATTCACAGAACATTGGCTgaacaattaaaatatgCACTTGTATGGGGTACTTCTGCAAAACATAGTCCCCAGGTTGTTGGTTTAAATCATAGAGTTGAAGAAGGAGATGTGGTTACTATTgtgacaaaataa